One Alnus glutinosa chromosome 3, dhAlnGlut1.1, whole genome shotgun sequence genomic region harbors:
- the LOC133862721 gene encoding pumilio homolog 5 isoform X2 yields MGVFGNNWSLTSVDDSDNGSFHLSRGCLSTHREESEDDTSPRPASKNLAESSNAHIPGQNTASLANRHKSLVDLIQEDFPRTPSPVYNQSRSSGPAAMDGPLDSDVHAISLNVSSTDTSKLPEPNSGCTEVCSEACAPDAHAFGLVPDNNPLVTSFTSSRCLDKRGSSPTLENNESNDKDAGLKDDASISCALGLDGSRTDSKTRASNAESDRNKHEEPLSYKRNMVQHYPAGQWGTQYQVQEFQAQVSSQGTNHSRGIMEKVHHSHPNFSSVEVQPSWHSPGFTPPVYPTAATYMTSGNPYYPNYYASGLFAPPYSVGGYALSSAHLPSYMAAYSSHGAIPLPFDATSGPSFNGGTAGPLTGEGIPLVCDLQHLRKIYGQHGLVLQPSFVDPHHMLCYAHPFDNACNTAFHSRLAPASVIGSQVDPFALQKESTVASYMSDQKLYPPTNGSLSILSPGKVGTTSSYFPSPPNLDAMTQHPPSPLPSPLLPSSSVGVMNHVGWQNEMRFPQGSIRNAGQYSGWQGKRGLNCFDDSKRHSLLEELKSSNARKFELPDIAGRIVEFSVDQHGSRFIQQKLEHCSFEDKASVFKEFLPHASKLMIDVFGNYVIQKFFEHGSLEQRKELADQLAGRMLSLSLQMYGCRVIQKAFEVIELDQKIRLAHELDGHVMICVRDQNGNHVIQKCIECVPAEKIGFVISAFHGQVAMLSTHPYGCRVIQRVLEHCSDELQVQCVMDEILESAYVLAQDQYGNYVTQHVLEMGKPHARSQIIRNFTGTVVKMSQHKYASNVVEKCLEHGDTPERELLIEEIIGQSEDNDNLLTMMKDQFANYVVQKILETSNDKQREILLNRIRVHLLALKKYTYGKHIVARFEQLFSEESQALES; encoded by the exons GAAGATTTTCCCCGTACACCTTCTCCAGTTTATAATCAGTCTCGTTCATCAGGCCCTGCAGCAATGGATGGGCCTTTAGATTCTGATGTCCATGCAATTTCTTTGAATGTTTCTTCTACTGATACTTCTAAGCTACCTGAACCAAATTCAGGCTGTACTGAAGTTTGTTCAGAGGCTTGTGCTCCGGATGCACATGCTTTTGGACTGGTACCCGATAATAATCCTTTAGTGACCTCTTTTACGAGCTCAAGGTGTCTTGACAAGAGAGGGAGCTCACCAACGCTAGAAAACAATGAATCAAATGATAAAGATGCTGGTTTAAAGGATGATGCATCAATTAGTTGTGCCCTTGGGCTAGATGGCTCCAGAACTGACTCTAAAACTAGAGCATCTAATGCAGAGAGTGACAGGAACAAACACGAAGAGCCACTGTCTTATAAAAGGAATATGGTGCAACACTATCCGGCTGGACAGTGGGGTACTCAATATCAAGTTCAGGAGTTCCAGGCCCAAGTAAGTTCTCAAGGAACAAATCATTCTCGTGGTATTATGGAAAAAGTTCACCATAGTCATCCCAATTTCTCCTCTGTTGAGGTACAGCCTTCATGGCATTCTCCTGGATTCACACCTCCCGTATATCCAACAGCAGCCACTTATATGACATCAGGAAATCCATATTACCCCAATTATTATGCATCAGGGTTGTTTGCTCCTCCATACAGTGTGGGTGGATATGCTCTGAGTTCAGCACATCTTCCCTCATATATGGCTGCATACTCTTCTCATGGTGCGATTCCTCTACCATTTGATGCAACTTCTGGTCCAAGCTTTAATGGTGGAACTGCTGGTCCTTTAACAGGGGAAGGCATCCCGCTTGTTTGTGATCTGCAACACCTAAGGAAAATTTATGGGCAGCATGGATTAGTGCTTCAACCTTCTTTTGTGGATCCTCATCATATGCTGTGCTATGCACATCCTTTTGATAATGCATGTAACACTGCATTTCATTCTCGGTTGGCGCCTGCAAGTGTTATTGGGAGCCAGGTCGATCCTTTTGCTTTACAGAAAGAGTCAACTGTTGCCTCTTATATGAGTGATCAGAAACTTTACCCTCCAACAAATGGGAGTCTGAGCATTCTCAGTCCAGGAAAAGTTGGAACTACTAGTAGTTATTTTCCAAGTCCTCCTAACTTGGATGCCATGACACAACATCCACCATCACCTCTTCCTAGTCCATTACTACCATCATCTTCGGTTGGTGTAATGAATCATGTAGGTTGGCAAAATGAAATGAGGTTTCCTCAAGGTTCAATTAGAAATGCAGGACAATATTCTGGATGGCAAGGAAAGAGAGGActcaactgctttgatgactCCAAAAGGCATTCTCTTCTTGAAGAACTGAAATCCAGCAATGCCCGAAAGTTTGAACTCCCTGATATTGCAGGACGTATTGTTGAATTCAG CGTTGATCAACATGGTAGTCGATTTATTCAGCAGAAGCTGGAACATTGCAGTTTTGAGGACAAGGCATCTGTTTTCAAAGAATTTCTTCCACATGCTTCGAAATTAATGATAGATGTTTTTGGTAATTATGTTATTCAAAAG TTTTTTGAACATGGAAGTCTTGAGCAGCGAAAGGAACTTGCTGATCAACTTGCTGGACGGATGTTGTCATTAAGTTTGCAGATGTATGGCTGTCGTGTAATCCAGAAG GCCTTTGAAGTTATAGAGCTTGATCAGAAAATACGACTCGCGCATGAGCTTGATGGACATGTTATGATATGTGTACGTGATCAAAATGGAAATCATGTTATACAGAAATGTATAGAATGTGTCCCTGCAGAGAAAATTGGATTTGTTATTTCTGCTTTCCACGGTCAAGTTGCCATGCTTTCTACTCATCCCTACGGTTGCCGTGTCATTCAG AGAGTTTTGGAGCATTGCTCAGATGAGCTGCAAGTTCAATGTGTGATGGACGAAATTTTGGAGTCTGCTTATGTTCTTGCTCAAGATCAGTATGGCAATTATGTCACGCAG CATGTTTTGGAGATGGGAAAGCCCCATGCAAGAAGTCAAATTATCAGAAACTTCACTGGGACAGTTGTCAAAATGAGTCAGCATAAATACGCTTCAAATGTTGTTGAGAAATGTTTGGAGCATGGAGATACTCCCGAACGGGAGCTCTTGATTGAAGAGATTATTGGGCAATCTGAGGATAATGATAATTTACTG ACAATGATGAAGGACCAATTTGCGAATTACGTTGTTCAGAAGATTCTTGAAACAAGCAATGATAAACAGCGGGAAATATTGTTAAATCGTATAAGAGTCCATCTTCTTGCTTTGAAGAAATACACTTATGGGAAACACATAGTTGCTCGATTTGAACAACTATTTAGTGAAG AAAGCCAAGCCTTGGAATCTTAA